A region from the Riemerella anatipestifer genome encodes:
- the ric gene encoding iron-sulfur cluster repair di-iron protein — MNLQTKLIGEIVADDFRTATVFKKYKIDFCCKGDRTIAEACEKKNINPQKVYDDLAQIPSTEISEIDFKSFPLDLLVDYVEKTHHRYVEEKIPILQAFLEKLCKVHGQRHPELLEIKTLFNESAQDLSAHLKKEELILFPFIRAMVNTKISGKPFVSAPFGAVENPVNMMKHEHDTEGERFRKIATLTSDYTPPADACSTYKVTYAMLEEFENDLHRHIHIENNILFPNAIKLESELSN, encoded by the coding sequence ATGAACTTACAAACCAAACTAATCGGTGAAATAGTAGCAGACGACTTCAGAACGGCTACTGTATTTAAAAAATATAAAATAGACTTCTGCTGTAAAGGAGACCGCACCATTGCTGAAGCATGTGAGAAAAAAAATATAAACCCACAAAAGGTTTACGATGATTTGGCACAGATACCTTCTACAGAGATTTCTGAGATAGATTTCAAATCTTTCCCACTAGATCTTCTAGTAGATTATGTAGAAAAAACTCATCACCGCTATGTGGAAGAAAAAATCCCTATCCTACAAGCCTTTTTAGAAAAGCTTTGTAAAGTTCACGGACAAAGACATCCTGAACTTCTTGAGATAAAAACATTGTTTAATGAATCCGCTCAAGATTTATCAGCTCATTTAAAAAAAGAAGAACTCATTCTCTTCCCTTTCATAAGAGCCATGGTAAACACCAAAATATCAGGAAAACCTTTTGTGTCAGCCCCTTTTGGAGCAGTAGAAAATCCAGTTAATATGATGAAGCACGAACACGATACAGAAGGCGAGCGTTTTAGAAAAATTGCTACACTAACATCTGATTATACACCACCTGCAGACGCTTGTAGCACATACAAAGTTACCTATGCTATGCTTGAAGAATTTGAAAATGATCTGCATCGTCATATTCATATAGAAAACAATATTCTTTTCCCTAACGCAATAAAATTAGAAAGTGAACTTTCAAACTAA
- a CDS encoding PspC domain-containing protein — translation MNKTLSIGLAGFSFMIEEHAYIKLSDYLKALRNSLDAEEADEIMYDIEIRIVEIFKESLGRREVVNDADVEKVIAQIGRPEQIEEQEEDYHNTQKTTQQRTKVSERQLFRDPERKKIAGICAGMASYFGMDMTAMRLIWLALFLILIPLPGSPMLMVLVYVVFWIILPKATTAADFLKMRGEPLNFDNLKNESSKIVKFANDSTQRINEVYQDNRPVINEAGNSILNALRYVIGGFLGLLGLVFLAGAFMVFGVSVTGSGLTLPGFVGFYIDDTNIKFAGLSLAFVTMLIPALIFIFLSIKLFSPKTKLKYVGYIIGALCFVWLVLLGITGFSAVNYQSNFRGSNEETDNIAINTTSDSLWVGTNKVNIPPQFKSYWNSVYSDNKTVFEEDGYPYIEIVRKDTVKTPYLVVKKRASGYNLPLRANIPVKVEGNKIFIPNYFSYPYQDRMRNYSIDYELVVPRTMKVLGMENSKVNLSEDEEDRDNQSNNSHSSNSKVFNQASFSFSSGGNNISFNTADGDSIIVNGKKYDEKEAERVIEGLNLDSDDISDIIISIKNRK, via the coding sequence ATGAATAAAACATTATCAATAGGACTGGCTGGTTTTTCTTTTATGATAGAAGAACATGCTTATATCAAACTAAGTGATTACTTAAAGGCTCTTAGAAACTCTCTAGATGCAGAGGAGGCTGATGAGATTATGTATGATATAGAAATCAGAATTGTAGAAATATTTAAAGAGAGTCTAGGTAGGAGAGAAGTGGTAAATGATGCTGATGTAGAGAAAGTAATTGCTCAAATAGGAAGACCAGAACAAATAGAAGAACAAGAAGAAGATTATCATAACACCCAAAAGACTACCCAACAAAGAACTAAGGTGTCAGAAAGACAACTTTTCAGAGATCCAGAAAGAAAAAAAATAGCAGGAATATGTGCAGGTATGGCATCTTACTTCGGAATGGATATGACGGCTATGAGGCTTATTTGGTTGGCATTATTTCTAATATTGATTCCATTGCCAGGGTCTCCAATGCTTATGGTATTAGTCTATGTAGTTTTTTGGATTATTCTTCCCAAGGCAACTACGGCAGCAGATTTTCTGAAGATGAGAGGGGAGCCACTTAACTTTGATAACTTAAAAAATGAATCTAGCAAAATAGTAAAATTTGCCAACGATTCTACACAACGCATCAATGAGGTGTATCAGGATAATAGACCTGTCATCAACGAAGCGGGGAATAGCATTCTAAATGCATTAAGGTATGTAATTGGCGGTTTTTTAGGACTGTTAGGATTGGTGTTTTTAGCAGGAGCATTTATGGTGTTTGGGGTTAGTGTTACAGGTTCAGGGCTTACTTTGCCAGGGTTTGTAGGGTTTTATATAGATGATACTAATATAAAATTTGCGGGACTTTCTTTAGCTTTTGTTACGATGCTTATACCTGCGCTGATATTCATCTTTTTATCTATCAAGTTATTTTCTCCTAAAACTAAGCTGAAGTATGTGGGGTATATTATAGGTGCGTTATGTTTTGTTTGGCTGGTACTATTAGGAATTACAGGGTTCTCCGCAGTGAATTATCAAAGCAATTTTAGAGGTTCTAACGAGGAAACAGATAATATAGCCATCAATACCACTTCTGATAGCTTGTGGGTAGGGACTAACAAAGTGAACATACCACCACAGTTCAAATCTTACTGGAATAGCGTGTACTCTGATAATAAAACTGTTTTTGAAGAAGATGGATATCCGTACATTGAGATTGTGAGAAAAGATACTGTAAAAACACCTTATCTCGTGGTTAAGAAAAGAGCATCTGGGTATAATTTACCATTGAGAGCGAATATTCCAGTAAAAGTGGAAGGTAATAAAATATTCATACCTAACTACTTTAGCTATCCGTACCAAGATAGAATGAGAAATTACAGCATAGATTACGAATTGGTAGTTCCTAGAACGATGAAGGTATTGGGAATGGAAAATTCAAAAGTTAACCTTAGCGAAGATGAGGAGGATAGAGATAATCAATCTAATAATTCTCACAGTTCAAATAGCAAAGTGTTTAATCAAGCCTCGTTCTCTTTCAGTTCTGGCGGTAATAACATTAGCTTTAATACTGCAGATGGCGATTCTATCATCGTTAATGGCAAGAAATACGATGAGAAAGAAGCCGAAAGAGTAATTGAAGGACTTAACCTAGACAGTGATGATATTAGCGACATTATCATCAGTATAAAAAACAGAAAATAA
- the nosZ gene encoding Sec-dependent nitrous-oxide reductase — translation MKINKILGYSALFLGSIYALESCKPKGTENAVAGDAAEKVYVAPGKHDEFYNFVSGGFNGQMGVYGLPSGRLLKVVPIFSVNPENGYGYSEETKPMLETSHGFIPWDDQHHLELSQTNGEVDGRWIFANANNTPRIARVDLSSFKTVEVLELPNSAGNHSSPFITENTEYVVAGTRFSVPTDDANGDVPINSFKENFKGVISFVKVDKTTGEMKLAFQIEAPGVNFDLSHAGKGKSHGWFFFSCYNSEQANSLLEVNASQFDKDFIMALDWKKAEEYVKAGKGRKVKTQYAHNKWNEETHTGSSKMEQEVTVLSAKELKDLCYFMPTPKSPHGCDIDPTGEYIVGSGKLAALIPVHSFSKMLNAIKNKEFAGEYDGIPILKYESTLHGEVQKPGLGPLHTEFDDKGYAYTSFFVSSEVVKWDIKTLKVLDRQPTFYSVGHLMIPGGDSKKPFGKYLVAYNKITKDRFLPTGPELAQSAQLYDISGDKMKLLLDFPTFGEPHYAQALPAKLIADKQVKFYDISKNKHPYVTKGEGESRVVRDGNKVHVYMTSIRSHFAPDNIEGIKVGDEVYFHVTNLEQDWDVPHGFAIKGAENAELLIMPGETCTLKWIPKKAGMFPMYCTDFCSALHQEMQGYVRVSPAGSSTPLLFSLNNKADNAQGPVKKAETK, via the coding sequence ATGAAGATAAATAAAATATTAGGCTATTCGGCACTATTTCTAGGGAGCATCTACGCCCTAGAAAGTTGTAAACCCAAAGGGACAGAAAATGCTGTAGCAGGTGATGCAGCAGAAAAAGTATATGTGGCACCAGGTAAACATGACGAATTTTATAATTTTGTCAGCGGCGGTTTTAACGGACAAATGGGAGTCTATGGTTTACCTAGCGGGAGATTACTAAAAGTAGTTCCTATATTCTCCGTAAATCCCGAAAATGGCTATGGTTACAGTGAAGAAACTAAGCCCATGTTAGAAACTTCACATGGTTTTATTCCTTGGGATGACCAGCATCACCTTGAACTTTCACAAACCAATGGAGAAGTTGATGGGCGTTGGATTTTTGCTAACGCTAATAACACACCTCGCATCGCAAGAGTAGACCTTTCTAGCTTTAAAACAGTAGAAGTTTTAGAACTACCAAACTCCGCAGGAAATCATTCATCTCCTTTTATTACAGAAAATACAGAGTATGTAGTAGCTGGAACTCGTTTTTCTGTACCTACTGATGATGCTAATGGTGATGTACCCATTAATAGTTTTAAAGAAAATTTTAAAGGCGTAATTTCCTTTGTAAAAGTAGATAAAACAACAGGAGAAATGAAACTGGCTTTTCAAATAGAAGCTCCTGGTGTCAATTTCGACTTATCTCATGCAGGCAAAGGTAAATCTCATGGCTGGTTCTTCTTCTCTTGTTATAATTCAGAGCAAGCTAATAGCCTATTAGAAGTTAACGCTTCTCAATTTGACAAAGATTTCATCATGGCTTTAGACTGGAAAAAAGCAGAAGAATATGTGAAAGCAGGTAAAGGGAGAAAGGTAAAAACCCAATACGCACACAACAAATGGAATGAAGAAACCCATACAGGTAGTTCTAAAATGGAACAAGAAGTAACGGTGCTGTCAGCTAAAGAACTTAAAGATTTATGCTACTTTATGCCAACACCTAAATCACCACATGGGTGTGATATAGACCCTACAGGTGAGTATATTGTAGGTTCGGGTAAATTAGCAGCTCTGATTCCTGTACATAGCTTCAGTAAAATGCTGAATGCTATCAAAAACAAAGAGTTTGCTGGAGAATATGACGGCATTCCTATTCTAAAATACGAATCTACCCTACACGGAGAAGTTCAAAAACCTGGTTTAGGTCCTCTTCATACAGAATTTGATGATAAAGGTTATGCTTATACTTCATTCTTTGTTTCTTCGGAGGTTGTAAAATGGGATATCAAAACTCTCAAAGTTTTAGATCGTCAACCTACATTCTATTCCGTAGGACATTTAATGATTCCAGGTGGAGACTCTAAGAAACCTTTCGGTAAATATTTGGTAGCTTATAACAAAATTACCAAAGATAGATTTTTACCTACAGGTCCAGAACTAGCTCAGTCTGCACAATTATATGACATTAGTGGTGATAAGATGAAACTTTTACTAGACTTCCCTACATTTGGAGAGCCTCATTACGCACAAGCTCTTCCTGCAAAACTCATCGCAGATAAGCAAGTAAAATTCTATGATATTTCTAAGAACAAACACCCTTATGTAACCAAAGGTGAAGGTGAATCTAGAGTAGTTAGAGATGGTAATAAAGTTCATGTTTACATGACCTCCATCCGTTCTCATTTTGCTCCTGATAATATTGAGGGTATTAAAGTTGGTGATGAAGTTTATTTCCATGTAACCAATCTGGAACAAGACTGGGATGTCCCTCACGGATTTGCGATTAAGGGTGCAGAAAATGCAGAACTCCTCATTATGCCTGGAGAAACTTGCACACTTAAGTGGATTCCAAAAAAGGCAGGAATGTTCCCTATGTACTGTACTGACTTCTGCTCTGCTCTACACCAAGAAATGCAAGGCTATGTAAGAGTTTCACCAGCAGGAAGTTCAACACCTCTGTTGTTTAGCCTTAACAATAAAGCAGACAACGCCCAAGGTCCAGTAAAAAAAGCTGAAACTAAATAA
- a CDS encoding 1-acyl-sn-glycerol-3-phosphate acyltransferase: MKKILAKIILKIIGWKVVLDGDVNNLDRCILVVAPHTHNSEYMLGNLAYWSLGKPLKVIIKDDHTKAWYGGLIKAIGGIGIDRSQRNDLVNFVAKQFEKEDFSLVITPEGTRSYVEKWRKGFYHMALAAKVPIVMASGDFKTKTIYLGRKISLEEVQTKPYEEILKMISDYFVERNIVPKVPENWNPNIQ; this comes from the coding sequence ATGAAAAAAATACTAGCGAAAATCATTCTTAAAATTATAGGTTGGAAGGTGGTTTTAGATGGAGATGTTAATAACCTAGACCGCTGTATCCTTGTGGTGGCTCCACATACACACAATTCGGAGTATATGTTGGGTAACCTAGCTTATTGGTCTTTAGGGAAGCCTCTTAAGGTAATTATAAAAGACGACCACACTAAGGCTTGGTATGGAGGTTTAATAAAGGCAATAGGAGGTATTGGGATAGACCGTAGCCAAAGGAACGATTTAGTAAATTTTGTCGCAAAACAGTTTGAAAAAGAAGATTTTTCGCTGGTGATTACTCCAGAGGGAACTAGAAGCTATGTAGAGAAATGGAGAAAAGGATTTTATCATATGGCTTTGGCAGCTAAAGTACCTATTGTAATGGCTTCTGGAGATTTTAAAACCAAAACCATCTATTTGGGTAGGAAGATAAGTCTAGAAGAAGTACAAACAAAACCTTACGAAGAAATACTTAAAATGATTAGTGATTATTTTGTGGAGCGAAACATCGTACCTAAAGTACCAGAAAACTGGAATCCTAACATTCAATAA
- a CDS encoding PadR family transcriptional regulator, whose amino-acid sequence MNIENAKAQMKKGILEFCILDLLSKKEMYVSDLMGVLKDGDFDVVEGTLYPLLTRLKNGEFLSYRWEESTGGPPRKYYQITDKGKVFLEELRTTWQELTQAVNKITQKQ is encoded by the coding sequence ATGAATATAGAAAATGCTAAAGCTCAAATGAAAAAGGGTATTCTAGAGTTTTGTATTTTAGATCTTCTTAGTAAAAAGGAAATGTATGTTTCCGATTTGATGGGAGTGCTAAAAGACGGAGACTTTGATGTGGTGGAAGGTACGCTCTATCCACTACTTACCCGACTTAAAAACGGAGAGTTTCTCTCTTACCGATGGGAAGAATCTACGGGAGGACCTCCTAGAAAGTATTATCAAATTACGGATAAAGGCAAAGTTTTCTTAGAAGAACTGAGAACTACTTGGCAAGAACTTACACAAGCTGTAAACAAAATCACTCAAAAACAATAA
- a CDS encoding L-serine ammonia-lyase → MQSISVFEIIKVGIGPSSSHTMGPWNAAELFLDLIRRHRSIQEVEEVFVEFFGSLAKTGIGHGTDIAGMLGLCGENFKTIDTTKIDEKIDTIKTSQKLNLGGEKELPFVYGKHLVLNMKENLDFHPNGMIFRAIFNDGEEVSQDYYSVGGGFVATKEENTLEQSCIRTLYPCHKAKDIIHYCEKLNLTRISDLVKINEEAWRTQEETAAEALYIWQQIKECVYKGVSKEGVLPGGLNVSRRAAKLNQKLLGENAQYHNIDEWFNLVVNSERSFNTINKWVSCFALAVNEENASFGRIITAPTNGASGVIPAVLMYAQTFTEFNSEEDVIRFLLVAGEIGTLFKKNATISAAAGGCQAEIGVSSAMAAAGLAEISGGTPEQVLMAAEIAMEHHLGLTCDPIKGLVQIPCIERNSMGAMKAITAANLALESDPKAAKVSLDDVIKSMWETAQDMNAKYKETSEGGLAIAVNVAEC, encoded by the coding sequence ATGCAATCAATAAGTGTTTTTGAAATAATTAAGGTAGGGATAGGTCCTTCTAGTTCCCACACGATGGGACCGTGGAACGCAGCAGAATTGTTCTTGGATTTGATAAGAAGACATCGCTCCATACAAGAAGTAGAAGAGGTGTTTGTAGAATTTTTCGGTTCTTTAGCTAAAACAGGGATAGGACACGGAACTGATATCGCTGGTATGCTGGGGCTTTGCGGAGAAAATTTTAAAACAATAGATACTACCAAGATAGACGAAAAAATAGATACTATTAAAACTTCTCAAAAATTGAACTTAGGAGGAGAGAAAGAATTACCTTTTGTATATGGTAAACATCTCGTTCTTAATATGAAAGAGAATTTGGACTTTCACCCTAACGGAATGATTTTTAGAGCTATTTTTAATGATGGGGAAGAAGTGAGTCAAGATTATTACTCTGTGGGTGGTGGTTTCGTGGCAACCAAAGAAGAGAATACTTTAGAGCAAAGCTGTATCAGAACGCTGTATCCTTGCCATAAAGCGAAAGATATTATCCATTATTGTGAAAAACTGAATTTAACAAGAATTTCCGATTTAGTTAAAATCAATGAAGAGGCGTGGCGTACTCAAGAAGAAACAGCTGCGGAAGCCCTATATATATGGCAACAGATTAAAGAATGTGTTTATAAAGGCGTTAGCAAGGAAGGTGTTCTTCCAGGTGGACTTAATGTTTCCCGAAGAGCAGCTAAGCTCAACCAGAAACTTTTAGGCGAGAACGCTCAATATCATAATATAGACGAGTGGTTTAATCTTGTGGTAAATTCCGAGAGGAGTTTTAATACCATCAATAAATGGGTGTCTTGCTTTGCTTTGGCGGTAAATGAAGAGAATGCCAGCTTTGGAAGAATTATCACGGCACCTACTAATGGAGCGAGTGGCGTTATTCCTGCGGTGCTTATGTATGCACAAACTTTCACGGAGTTCAATTCAGAGGAAGATGTGATTCGTTTCTTATTGGTGGCAGGTGAGATAGGGACTTTGTTTAAGAAAAACGCAACCATTTCGGCAGCGGCAGGTGGTTGTCAGGCAGAGATAGGTGTATCGTCTGCTATGGCGGCGGCAGGTCTTGCGGAAATATCAGGTGGAACGCCAGAACAAGTACTGATGGCAGCAGAGATTGCTATGGAGCATCACTTAGGTTTAACATGCGACCCTATTAAAGGTTTGGTTCAAATTCCGTGTATTGAAAGAAATTCAATGGGAGCGATGAAGGCGATTACAGCAGCAAATCTTGCTCTGGAGAGCGACCCTAAGGCTGCGAAGGTAAGCCTAGACGATGTTATAAAATCTATGTGGGAAACAGCTCAAGATATGAATGCTAAATATAAAGAAACTTCGGAAGGAGGTCTTGCTATTGCAGTAAATGTGGCGGAATGTTAG
- a CDS encoding nitrous oxide reductase accessory protein NosL: MKHYILTLLLAFITFTSFSCNNKNVEAIELGKDQCSHCKMTIQDSRYATELITEKGRIYKFDDLVCMEAYTKENSQKIGNAKLFVSDFLTSELFPLEKAFKITGGQVKSPMNGNIATFKNKNEAIKEAHRLQASVIN, encoded by the coding sequence ATGAAACATTATATTTTAACATTATTATTAGCTTTTATCACATTCACTTCTTTTTCATGTAACAACAAAAATGTGGAAGCCATAGAACTAGGTAAAGACCAATGTTCGCACTGTAAAATGACAATTCAAGATTCCCGATATGCCACCGAACTTATTACTGAAAAAGGCAGGATATACAAGTTTGATGATTTGGTATGTATGGAAGCCTACACAAAAGAAAATTCACAAAAAATAGGTAACGCCAAACTATTTGTTTCCGATTTTTTAACCTCAGAATTATTCCCTTTAGAAAAGGCATTCAAAATTACAGGGGGACAAGTAAAAAGCCCTATGAATGGTAATATAGCCACATTTAAAAATAAGAATGAAGCTATTAAAGAAGCCCATAGATTACAAGCTTCTGTAATTAATTAA
- a CDS encoding alpha/beta hydrolase, which produces MKLYIISGLGADFKILENIKFPDTVEPIFIPWLIPENNESFEHYVRRMAEKIDFSEPFALLGYSFGGFIVQEINKKIKPAEKVVLLASIKSDAEMPKVGYFFKKMKLLKFLPISFFSEKSVFVYSFIRKFIEADSPRVDKYFRVRDPYYLKWSLDKIVNWEFEKTENIIQIMGDKDIAFPIQNSQPDYIIKNATHLFPATKAKEVSEILRKIF; this is translated from the coding sequence ATGAAATTATACATTATCAGTGGATTGGGAGCCGATTTTAAAATTTTAGAAAATATTAAGTTTCCAGATACCGTAGAGCCTATTTTTATTCCGTGGCTTATTCCTGAAAATAATGAGAGTTTTGAGCATTATGTCCGTAGAATGGCAGAGAAAATTGATTTTTCTGAACCATTTGCACTTTTGGGATATTCGTTTGGAGGCTTTATAGTACAAGAAATCAACAAAAAAATAAAGCCTGCGGAAAAGGTGGTATTGTTAGCCTCCATAAAATCGGATGCTGAAATGCCAAAAGTGGGTTATTTTTTCAAGAAAATGAAATTATTGAAGTTTCTTCCTATTTCCTTTTTCTCAGAAAAATCGGTATTTGTGTATAGTTTTATAAGGAAATTTATAGAAGCCGATAGCCCGAGGGTTGACAAATATTTTAGAGTGAGAGACCCATATTATCTCAAATGGAGTTTGGACAAGATAGTGAATTGGGAGTTTGAAAAAACAGAAAATATTATCCAAATTATGGGGGATAAAGATATAGCATTTCCAATACAAAATTCTCAGCCAGACTATATTATAAAGAATGCAACGCACCTTTTTCCAGCTACCAAAGCGAAGGAAGTATCGGAAATTTTAAGAAAAATTTTTTAA
- a CDS encoding c-type cytochrome, which yields MKKLKLFLMSGAVLSALSCGGNNKPEDSISVTSTETAQSNETPSTEGSYDPQVGLGKFNTSNVDVTKFDATMASEGEKLAEVKCISCHKPSDEKLVGPGWKGVTQRRTAPWIMNFITNPDPMIDKDPELQKQLEQCMVRMPNQSLSDQDARNILEYMRQIDGAK from the coding sequence ATGAAAAAGCTTAAATTATTTTTAATGAGTGGGGCAGTTTTGTCCGCTTTATCATGCGGCGGAAACAATAAGCCCGAAGATAGTATATCTGTAACCTCTACAGAAACAGCTCAAAGTAACGAAACACCTTCTACAGAAGGAAGCTATGACCCTCAAGTAGGGCTAGGCAAATTTAATACTAGTAATGTAGATGTAACCAAATTTGATGCAACCATGGCTTCCGAAGGTGAAAAACTTGCAGAAGTCAAGTGTATTTCTTGTCATAAACCAAGTGATGAGAAATTAGTAGGGCCAGGCTGGAAAGGTGTAACCCAACGCCGCACCGCTCCTTGGATTATGAATTTTATTACTAATCCAGACCCAATGATTGACAAAGACCCTGAACTACAAAAACAACTAGAACAGTGTATGGTAAGAATGCCTAACCAAAGTTTAAGCGATCAAGATGCGAGAAATATATTGGAATATATGAGACAAATTGATGGTGCAAAATAA
- a CDS encoding c-type cytochrome yields the protein MKKILVYTLGIMAIIGCNQKDEQKENSLAKESNIMLEEPAPKENTNLSNKDEGLVLIEGADCLGCHKVDTKLVGPSYQDIANKYTDADIDMLAKKIVEGGKGNWGEVPMTPHSGMSEENAKKMVKYILSLKP from the coding sequence ATGAAAAAAATATTGGTTTATACACTAGGTATTATGGCTATCATTGGGTGTAATCAAAAAGATGAACAGAAAGAAAATAGTCTAGCTAAAGAAAGTAATATTATGCTTGAAGAACCAGCTCCTAAAGAAAATACAAATTTATCCAACAAAGACGAAGGATTGGTACTTATAGAAGGAGCGGATTGTTTAGGATGTCATAAAGTAGACACCAAATTGGTAGGACCATCCTATCAGGATATAGCAAATAAATACACTGATGCAGATATAGATATGCTTGCAAAAAAAATAGTTGAAGGAGGGAAGGGGAATTGGGGAGAGGTTCCAATGACTCCACACTCTGGTATGAGTGAAGAAAATGCAAAAAAAATGGTAAAATATATTCTGAGTCTAAAACCATAG
- a CDS encoding RrF2 family transcriptional regulator, whose amino-acid sequence MFSKACEYGIRACAYITIESMQNRKVKVADVAKKVGTPEAFTAKILSALTKHNIVNSIKGPYGGFEIEEQRAKSIKIKDIVIAIDGHSILSSCSLGFSSCDESNPCPLHFKYVSVRNELCKMLDTTTLFEMAIDVKNKKSKLLEV is encoded by the coding sequence ATGTTTTCCAAAGCCTGTGAATACGGAATAAGAGCTTGTGCTTATATCACTATAGAGTCTATGCAAAATCGTAAGGTAAAGGTAGCAGACGTAGCCAAAAAGGTAGGCACACCTGAAGCGTTTACAGCAAAAATACTTAGTGCTCTTACCAAACATAACATCGTGAATTCTATAAAAGGACCATACGGTGGCTTTGAAATTGAAGAACAAAGAGCTAAGAGTATTAAAATAAAAGATATTGTAATCGCAATAGATGGCCACTCTATACTTTCTTCATGTAGCCTAGGATTTTCTTCCTGTGATGAGAGTAACCCATGCCCACTCCATTTTAAATATGTGAGCGTAAGAAATGAACTTTGCAAAATGCTAGATACAACCACACTTTTTGAAATGGCTATAGATGTAAAAAACAAAAAATCAAAATTATTAGAGGTTTAA
- a CDS encoding IMPACT family protein, whose product MTSIYSYFCVHFSSKLELLSSVIFEYKTISKPVENILLKEKGSKFLGYAYPVNNEEELKACLDKIKDEHPKATHHCYAFRLGLNGENYRANDDGEPSGSAGLPIYNQLLANELTQILLIVVRYYGGTKLGVGGLVKTYKESAKITLDGAEIVTKELETQIRIEFPFNLQNVIFTLLNKNEAQIREFNADENCSIVASIKKARESSLVEQFSEIHQAKIKILD is encoded by the coding sequence ATGACTAGTATTTATTCTTATTTTTGTGTTCATTTTTCATCTAAACTAGAGCTATTGTCGTCAGTTATTTTTGAATATAAAACCATTAGTAAGCCTGTAGAAAATATCCTTTTGAAAGAAAAAGGAAGTAAATTCTTAGGCTATGCTTATCCTGTAAATAATGAGGAAGAGCTAAAAGCGTGTTTAGATAAAATAAAAGATGAACACCCTAAAGCAACACACCATTGCTATGCCTTTAGGTTAGGACTTAATGGAGAAAATTATAGAGCGAATGATGACGGAGAGCCTTCTGGTAGTGCAGGTTTGCCTATTTATAACCAACTTTTAGCTAATGAGCTTACTCAAATTCTGCTGATTGTGGTAAGATATTATGGTGGTACTAAGTTAGGGGTAGGTGGCTTGGTAAAGACTTACAAAGAGTCCGCTAAGATAACACTAGACGGAGCAGAGATTGTTACCAAAGAACTAGAAACTCAAATAAGAATAGAATTTCCCTTCAATCTTCAAAATGTGATTTTTACTTTGTTAAATAAAAATGAGGCTCAGATAAGAGAATTTAACGCTGATGAAAATTGCAGTATCGTTGCTTCGATAAAGAAGGCAAGAGAATCTTCCTTAGTAGAACAATTTTCAGAAATTCATCAGGCTAAAATAAAAATATTGGATTGA
- a CDS encoding Crp/Fnr family transcriptional regulator, whose translation MSLEVDNYFIEKTNAVKKRYHKDDIIVEEGMISRFFYYLEQGDLCVYHFTEDGKEFLQHKVREHTFFGEPATLLEKPFPGTVKVTSEEALVIKIERAKFMEFLSSHLDWNIDFMKTIAAKALGRSDALKNIIFQNPEEKILNLLNNYKKGKKEEMLIKLTRNEMAQMLGLTVETVIRTIKKMEKKGLLKILKGKVHY comes from the coding sequence ATGAGTCTAGAAGTAGACAACTATTTCATAGAAAAAACAAATGCTGTTAAAAAACGGTATCATAAAGATGACATCATAGTAGAAGAAGGAATGATCTCTCGTTTTTTTTATTATCTAGAGCAAGGGGATTTGTGTGTGTATCATTTTACTGAAGATGGAAAAGAGTTTTTACAACATAAGGTAAGAGAGCATACTTTTTTTGGTGAGCCTGCTACATTACTAGAAAAACCTTTCCCAGGAACAGTAAAGGTGACTTCAGAAGAGGCTCTAGTTATCAAAATTGAAAGAGCTAAATTCATGGAATTCCTCTCTTCACATCTTGATTGGAATATAGATTTTATGAAAACTATAGCCGCGAAAGCATTGGGTAGAAGTGATGCTCTAAAAAATATTATTTTTCAAAATCCTGAAGAAAAAATCCTGAATCTTTTAAATAATTATAAAAAAGGGAAAAAGGAAGAAATGCTTATAAAATTAACAAGAAACGAAATGGCACAGATGCTAGGACTAACAGTAGAAACAGTAATAAGAACCATTAAAAAAATGGAAAAAAAAGGACTATTAAAAATATTGAAGGGAAAGGTTCACTATTAA